Proteins from a genomic interval of Alteromonas macleodii ATCC 27126:
- a CDS encoding M23 family metallopeptidase, which translates to MLAFLFISLTFSLSVTAKTTGCFDNKRFCFELTPSSSSLYLVSVQRKVELPVALTLYSNVMQDIPTGNGELKSKAHVNAFLDTNDQVPLGVVKNADAFWASMRVKWTVGRVDAIHDNAYTYLPPLQPASKYRIVQGFNGNFSHSGASRYALDFAAPVGTPILAAREGVVIDTKDDGTKGGPTPKFAKYANYVVILHSDGTTGEYYHLKYNGVVVTRGQTVKRGQLIGYTGNTGFSSLPHLHFGIYVAKFHGKYVSVPFSLDSALTKASP; encoded by the coding sequence ATGCTGGCCTTCTTATTTATTTCGCTCACTTTTTCCCTATCAGTAACAGCGAAAACCACGGGGTGCTTTGATAACAAACGCTTTTGTTTTGAACTTACGCCTTCGTCTTCTTCTCTTTATTTAGTCTCAGTACAGAGAAAAGTAGAATTGCCCGTAGCGCTAACTCTGTATTCCAATGTTATGCAAGACATTCCCACAGGCAATGGGGAGCTTAAATCGAAAGCCCACGTTAACGCATTTTTAGATACCAATGACCAAGTGCCCCTTGGCGTAGTAAAAAATGCCGACGCATTCTGGGCATCTATGCGCGTTAAATGGACGGTGGGGCGCGTAGACGCGATACACGACAACGCCTATACGTATCTGCCACCGCTACAGCCAGCTAGCAAATACCGTATTGTTCAAGGCTTTAACGGCAATTTTAGTCATTCTGGTGCGTCAAGGTATGCGCTCGATTTTGCCGCGCCTGTAGGTACACCTATTTTAGCCGCCCGGGAAGGCGTAGTGATCGACACGAAAGATGACGGCACGAAAGGCGGGCCAACGCCGAAGTTTGCAAAATACGCTAACTACGTTGTTATTCTTCATAGCGACGGAACCACCGGCGAATACTACCACCTGAAATATAATGGTGTTGTAGTAACAAGAGGGCAAACTGTAAAGCGCGGGCAGCTTATCGGTTATACCGGCAATACGGGGTTTTCTTCCTTACCCCACCTTCACTTTGGCATTTATGTAGCCAAATTCCATGGTAAGTACGTGAGTGTGCCGTTTTCCCTCGACAGCGCCCTAACTAAGGCCTCGCCTTAG
- the aroQ gene encoding type II 3-dehydroquinate dehydratase, giving the protein MNILLLNGPNLNMLGQREPDKYGTQTLQDIVDDLQAQAASSNVTLTHFQSNAEFELIDRVHAAMGTVDAIIINPAAFTHTSVALRDALLSVNIPFIEVHLSNVHAREPFRHHSYFSDVAAGVIVGLGAMGYSLALTAAINLPKSHK; this is encoded by the coding sequence ATGAATATTTTGTTATTGAACGGCCCTAACCTGAATATGTTAGGCCAAAGAGAACCCGACAAATACGGCACACAAACCTTGCAAGACATCGTAGATGATTTGCAGGCGCAGGCTGCGTCAAGCAACGTGACCTTAACGCATTTTCAGTCAAACGCTGAGTTTGAACTGATTGATCGCGTGCACGCTGCTATGGGTACTGTTGATGCCATTATTATTAATCCTGCTGCCTTCACGCACACCAGCGTCGCCCTTCGCGATGCATTATTAAGTGTCAATATCCCGTTTATTGAAGTGCATTTGTCGAACGTTCACGCCCGTGAACCGTTTCGTCATCATTCCTATTTTTCTGATGTTGCAGCTGGCGTCATTGTTGGCCTTGGTGCCATGGGCTACTCGCTCGCGCTAACTGCAGCAATCAACTTACCGAAATCGCATAAATAA
- a CDS encoding TIGR03643 family protein — MALTEEQESRVIEMAWEDRTPFEAIERLYGLPEKDVIKLMRKNLKQKTFKNWRERVSGRKTKHASLRPDGVDRGYCPSQYKFKGANK; from the coding sequence ATGGCATTAACTGAAGAACAAGAATCACGTGTAATTGAAATGGCGTGGGAAGACCGTACGCCTTTCGAGGCAATAGAGCGTTTATACGGGCTGCCTGAAAAAGATGTGATAAAGCTTATGCGTAAAAATCTCAAACAGAAAACCTTCAAGAACTGGCGAGAGCGCGTGTCGGGTAGAAAAACCAAACATGCCAGCCTGCGCCCTGATGGTGTGGACAGAGGATACTGCCCCTCTCAGTACAAATTTAAAGGCGCTAATAAGTAG
- the accB gene encoding acetyl-CoA carboxylase biotin carboxyl carrier protein, whose translation MDIRKIKKLIELVEESGIAELEITEGEESVRIHRGPTGVQAPMNYSFAAPAAPQMAPAPAAAATTASEAPAEPAQPEGHVVKSPMVGTFYRASSPTAKAFAEVGQQVKVGDTLCIVEAMKMMNQIEADKAGVVKAILVENQDPVEFDQPMFIIE comes from the coding sequence ATGGATATTAGAAAGATTAAAAAACTCATCGAACTAGTGGAAGAATCTGGCATTGCCGAGCTAGAAATCACTGAAGGCGAAGAGTCTGTACGCATCCACCGTGGCCCAACGGGTGTTCAAGCGCCAATGAACTACAGCTTTGCAGCACCAGCTGCACCGCAAATGGCACCTGCTCCAGCGGCGGCCGCTACCACTGCTTCTGAAGCACCAGCAGAGCCAGCTCAGCCAGAAGGTCACGTTGTTAAGTCTCCAATGGTAGGTACGTTCTACCGTGCATCTTCACCAACGGCAAAAGCATTTGCAGAAGTGGGTCAGCAAGTGAAAGTTGGCGACACGCTTTGTATCGTTGAAGCGATGAAGATGATGAACCAAATTGAAGCAGATAAAGCCGGTGTGGTTAAGGCAATCTTGGTTGAAAACCAAGACCCTGTAGAATTTGACCAGCCAATGTTCATCATTGAATAA
- the accC gene encoding acetyl-CoA carboxylase biotin carboxylase subunit, whose product MLDKVLIANRGEIALRILRACKELGIKTVAVHSTADKNLKHVLLADESICIGKASATESYLNIPRIIAAAEVTNSIAIHPGYGFLAENADFAEAVEKSGFIFIGPKAETINLMGDKVSAINAMKKAGVPCVPGSDGPLTDDVERNKAIAKRIGYPIIVKAAGGGGGRGMRVVRSEAELIKAIETTQAEAGAAFGNSTVYMEKFLENPRHVEIQVLADGQGNAIHLGERDCSMQRRHQKVVEEAPAPGISEQMRTKIGDRCRRACIEIGYRGAGTFEFLYENGEFYFIEMNTRIQVEHPVSEMITGVDLIKEQLRIAAGQPLSIDQSQIQIRGHAIECRINAEDPQTFIPSPGPIDMFHAPGGLGIRWESHIYAGYHVPPYYDSMIGKLITYGESRDEAIARMRHALEEIVVEGIKTNIPLQRAIMADENFFAGGTNIHYLEKKLGLA is encoded by the coding sequence ATGCTAGATAAAGTACTTATTGCTAACCGTGGTGAGATTGCCCTGCGTATTTTGAGAGCCTGTAAAGAACTAGGCATCAAAACCGTAGCAGTGCACTCTACTGCGGATAAAAACTTGAAGCACGTGTTGCTGGCTGACGAATCAATTTGTATTGGTAAAGCATCAGCAACCGAAAGCTACCTGAACATTCCTCGCATTATTGCTGCTGCAGAAGTCACTAACTCTATTGCTATTCACCCAGGTTACGGTTTCCTAGCGGAAAACGCAGACTTTGCTGAAGCGGTAGAAAAAAGCGGCTTTATTTTCATTGGCCCTAAAGCTGAAACTATCAACCTTATGGGTGACAAAGTTTCTGCTATCAACGCCATGAAAAAGGCAGGCGTACCGTGTGTACCCGGTTCCGACGGCCCGCTAACTGACGACGTAGAGCGCAACAAAGCCATTGCTAAGCGCATTGGTTACCCAATCATCGTTAAAGCTGCGGGCGGCGGCGGTGGTCGTGGTATGCGCGTGGTGCGCAGCGAAGCTGAGTTGATTAAAGCCATTGAAACAACGCAAGCGGAAGCTGGTGCTGCATTTGGTAACTCAACGGTTTACATGGAAAAATTCCTTGAGAACCCACGTCACGTTGAAATTCAGGTATTAGCCGATGGCCAAGGTAACGCCATTCACTTAGGTGAGCGTGACTGTTCAATGCAACGTCGCCACCAAAAAGTGGTTGAAGAAGCGCCTGCACCGGGTATTTCTGAGCAAATGCGCACCAAGATTGGCGATCGCTGCCGCAGAGCCTGTATTGAAATTGGCTACCGCGGAGCAGGTACATTCGAGTTCCTATATGAAAACGGCGAATTCTATTTCATTGAAATGAATACCCGTATTCAGGTAGAGCACCCAGTATCTGAAATGATCACAGGCGTTGACCTTATTAAAGAGCAGCTTCGCATTGCAGCCGGTCAGCCACTATCAATTGATCAGTCGCAAATTCAAATTCGTGGCCACGCTATTGAATGTCGAATTAACGCAGAAGATCCACAAACCTTCATTCCTAGCCCTGGTCCTATTGATATGTTCCATGCGCCAGGTGGTTTAGGTATTCGTTGGGAGTCGCATATTTACGCGGGCTACCACGTGCCTCCTTACTACGACTCAATGATTGGTAAGCTTATCACTTATGGTGAAAGCCGCGACGAAGCGATTGCTCGTATGCGCCACGCCCTTGAAGAGATTGTGGTTGAAGGAATTAAAACGAATATCCCTCTTCAGCGAGCCATTATGGCCGATGAAAACTTCTTCGCGGGTGGAACCAACATCCACTACCTAGAGAAGAAGCTAGGTTTAGCCTAA